The following nucleotide sequence is from Sander lucioperca isolate FBNREF2018 chromosome 19, SLUC_FBN_1.2, whole genome shotgun sequence.
tacgcACACAAGTCTGGCAGACTGGCAGCATGCTGGTTCAGAGCGGCCGGGAAGGAGATAAGAAGCAGGCTATTTTCTGACGAGTATGGCGTGTTAAAGTGCGACGTTTTGATGTGTATCTCGCCAGAGTCTGGTTCATATTATATTCATTGATGTTCGGTTACGACAAGACTCGCCATAACCGAATGAGGAAACCACTCTGTGCTGCGTTTTCTCGCTTCCTGTAGCTCGGTCCTAGTTGTCACATCCCCCGACGTAGAACTACAGCagcagcggggggggggggggaaagaagagaagaaaagcaTCAAACAGGCATTATGGTTGCCGGCGACCTCGTGCAGGAGCATCTGCGCGCGGATACCGGCGCACCTGACGACATCGCAGTCGGCAGGAAGACTCCAGAGCTGGAGGGAGCGGCCGAGAGATGCGCGGAGCCGACATACGAAGCAGCAAAGACGGGCGGGGCTGGGGAGACAGACACCGACAGCAGGgcgctggagcaggagaaggaaGTGCCGGCGGATGAGAGAGAGGCGATGCTGCCTAAcggtggaggaggagaggcGGAGGAGAAGCAGGGGACAAAGCTAGAGACTAAACTGTACCCGCGCAGGTTCGCCGTGCTCTTAGTTTTCAGCCTGTACTCTTTGGTGAACGCCTTCCAGTGGATCCAGTACAGCATCATAGCCAACGTGTTCACGCGGTACTACGGGGTGACTAACGACAAGGTGGACTGGCTCTCCATCGTCTACATGGTCGTCTACATTCCTCTCATCTTCCCGGCTACCTGGCTGCTGGACCGAAAGGGTCTTCGGCTCACGGCCCTGCTTGGCGCCGGCCTCAACTGCATCGGCGCCTGGCTGAAGTGCGCCAGCGTGAGCCCCGAGCTGTTCGGAGTCACCGTCACTGCGCAGGTCGTCTGCTCCGTGGCGCAGGTGTTCATCCTCGGCCTGCCTTCCCGCGTCGCCTCGGTGTGGTTCGGACCCGGTGAGGTTTCCACCGCGTGCGCCGCGGCCGTGCTGGGGAAccaggtcagtgtgtgtgcgcgcgcaacATATTATTGATAGGCTATATTTTATAATGTGTTGGTTAGACATTAAGTGGAATAGATAGCCAATAcaatagaataaaatataatagaGTCATGGAAGAATTGGAGGTGAAGTGAAGAGAGATGGGGCCAGcagacagtggtggaaagtaactaagtacatttactcaagtaacgtACAAAATTGTGAGGTTTTGTAGGTTACtctacttgagtatttccatgtaTATTACTTTATACTTCAACTACGTAGCCTGCATTTATCTTGACAGGTTTAGTTACTTAGCAGAGTCagattattaaataaaaatagaaatcaaACAATATGATGTTGTTAAGATAGCAATTTAGTATTGGAAATTAGCCACAGCATACTAGCTGCAACATGAAAGTGGTGTATAGTGCATCAATTATAATATAGTATTCTGATTTGGGTTATTCTGCATGATGAATACTTTAACTTGTTGTACTttaagtagcctatatttgGATGCTGGTacgtttgtacttttacttaagtatgatTTTGAATGCATTTCTACCCTGTGGTATTGCGAGTACTTCTTCCCCCCACTTCCAGCAGAATAGagtaggaaaaaaagtcatggaaggGGGATGGAGCCAGTAGAATAGaagactaaataaataaatgaaatatactttaaactagggctgggtatccttAATGATTTCCTGAATCGATTGAATTCCGATTGGAAATCAATTCGGTTAGGgacatttcagttacaataccagttttgcttggatataaaagagattctcagagaacttctgctgtgaattgtacaagcaagaagcaaccctcaggTATTTTgttataatgcaccaggttaatgtttacattcagaatttatattattactattaatatttctctctctctctgtgtctttctaTGTCTCTCATCCCTAGTTGGGAACCGCCATAGGCTTCCTGTTACCTCCAGTTTTGGTTCCCAACACGCCCGAGGATGTCGCACTCACGGGTCACAACATCAGCATCATGTTCTACGGCACCGCCGCTGTCTCCACCTTCCTCTTCATCGTCGCCGTCATAggtaaacacacgcacacacacacacacacacacacacacacacacacacacatatagacacacacacacacacacacacacacacacatagacacacacacacacacacacacacacacacacacacacacacacactgctttgcATACTTATTAGGGATTTAACAATACACTCAATTAACCCCAATCCCCATAACAAAAGTGACACACTGAAATTGTATCCTAtcataaataacaaaaagtcaatataaaataataaattattagatttttaaaaacaaatcacacaaaaattaaataaatataaaaagaaatctcttcaaataaataaactaagaagaAGTAGCGatgtctgaagtcaaacaagttAAATTAAAAGTAGATTCCGCCCTACGCCGTTTAAAAATTGCATCGccttttacacatttaaatcaaTCGAAACCGATTcacgatgcatcgttacatTCCTAGCCACCATCTGTTTAAGTTGCTGGGGATTTGTCGTACAGTTACCACAAAGTCATGTGAGTTGACTGGAggaattgtgtgtgtttgtgtgtgtgtgtgtcctcacaaGGATGGAAATATTCCAGAAATCTTCCACAGTGGACATTTTGCTGCTCCTTTAATCTGTAAATGACCAGTTAAGGATCAGCACTTTGAGTTAAGGATTAAGATAAGAATAGGATTAGGTTTAGGTTAAGGAAAGACCTGTGGTGAAGGGTTACGCTTTCATGTATGTCAACGATGTATGCTCCATGCGTGTGTTTTGGCGAGAAAAAGGGTGGAGTTTGTGTTGGTGGGAAGGGTGAAATCACACTGTCGCTTTGAATTGACATCAGAAGATATGCAAACATGCGATGTTGACACTGTGGCTGTGGTTTCAACCAGCCATTCAAATGCAGAAAAAAGTAGAGTCACTGTAACCCTCATTGCTGTATTACACAGTGAGTATGTAAGTTTGACTATAATAAAAGTAGACATGACGTTAATTGGATTATCCACTTCAAGCAAATTTTTTTGTCCTTTGATTTTCATACTGATGGGTTACATAAAGATATAACCTGATCTGTAAAGTACGCTGATATCCATCCAGTGTAACTACTGGTCATGTAGGCAAGACTTGACACTGCTCCGTTAACGGAATACATAAGTATTCAGTGATAACGTATTCAATTATTGAAAGTACATCATAATCAAGACTTGCTTCCCGGAAAAAACGGCCAaataagttgtttgttcaagcagcaattatggcCCATACTTATGTTTATAGTGacagcgccctctggtggacgacaaagtaaaatatttcaaactgttctcactcccaactcgacAAATTCTGACGCTTTTCatctgtaagatgacgtagtgaTAGTCCAAttttatcggccggccgatatatcgggccGATATTTGCGTTTTTACGTGTATCGGCATCGGCCGATAAGCGGCTGCTGCGTTCGCAGATAGTTTTTTcccggcattatttacagacaggcgtccacaggcagctctgtgttgctggagatACTGCAGTTCACGTGCAGACCATGCACTGCCCCTCCCCTACTAGCAGAgtgctggaagcctgccaggcTTCCAGCACCATGGCAttcttaaattacaaatcaagcactttaaTGGCTTTCAATGGCTAtttttcaggtttattgttttcttaaattattacaaaggacattttgtgatgacctgtcttataatatgtcagcaagcaacgcatcatcaaggctgtgttgtagatgttgatgaaagcctttcacccttgcacagttaaccatatgcagtgcacccatccatatgatgcacattgcacacatcatttgggtgatatgaatgtaagatgattgcagaagtgacactgatctgtgtttttgtttattctttttaaagaaatgacagAGCAGATTCccgaaaacaaatccagtgtggcagggtttaattttttatgatgtaaattgagggagcaaaagcagtatcggCTCCAAATATCGTGTCAAGAAAATCGGCAGCCCGTATCGGTCATCGCCTAAGGCTGATGAAAAATAAATCGGTATCGGCACTAAAAAATCCATATCGGTCGATTCCCTACGTAGTATTAAAAGCGACAGCGGTAGCGAGTCGTATGAAAGACTGAAATGCCGCGTTGGGGtgttggatgggtcaaacatcacaggaccttcacccaggagaccggggttcatgtcccattcttgtcccgTCTGTcactaaaatgtacattttataacTCCACCCAGGATCTTTCCCCAAACCTAACTGTCCAgttcttgtgctgcatgtcagttaaacgtaggTCCAgacccagagcatcaaaaagtgacgccaagtgCCTTGACCGAGCGTGTCTTAATAtgaggagacttttagcgtcaataacaaacgtgACCAAGCGTCCCTatttgacgcgatgggagtgagaacgtgttgaaGATTACGCCAGATTTTGGCGTAAGGAGTTAGGttggtgtggggggggggtgtgtcaAACAAACACGGAACAAACCGAGTTACGTCACGTTCTGTGGACACAAACCCaaatcacaatctttttttctaaacttaactaattagtgttggtgcctaaacataaccaaactgcgactgtTTCACAATGTGAACGCCGTGCTTTTCGGTTTAGATATTAGattgtatttcctgccaccgctaggggcgctaatttatgacACGCTCCTTGTCGGTCATATTCGAGGGTAGAAATAAACAAACTACAGTATCGTATAGTTTGGAGGACCTGTTGTCTAAATCGGgaagggctgcacgatatgaggaaaatatgcgatgcgcgataacgttgttgaatatcgcgataacgatattacttgcgataaattaacagatattaaaatgtactcagttctgcctttctgttgctttcggtattcttctaaaatacaacacattgcttgttgatatttaaaacaaataaaaggaaatcatttctaacatttttttattgaacacATTGACAATAACCACAataaggcaccactaaaaaagaatgacagttacactttaaagtgcagttgtctactgatattttctttcaactaacataaAATCTCATAGTGTCTATTGCGATATGTCGGAACCTTTTGCGATATGTATATTAGGCTAGTTGATATCgtgatgatgataaaaaaaacgatatattgtgcagccctaaaatcGGGCATAATAAGAAGCTCTCTTGGCTCATTTAGAGGATCCCTGTGTtcatatattgtgttttttacggtctttgtatttatgtatttatgtatttatctgGTTGACCAATGAGAGGCCTAGCAAGCTCaactgtctgtgtgttctgCAGTGATAAAGGACcgccctctcctccctcccagTCACTCGCAGGCTGTCCTCCCAAGCTCCCTTTCTGAAGATTACTCCTACAAACAGTCCATCTTCAACCTGATGAAGAATAAAGCATTCGTCCTCCTGCTCGTCAGCTACGGTAAGTGTGAAACATCACCACATCAGTGGGAACCTTTGAGTGGTTTTTAACTAAATCTGGGCCGTGATAGAGTGCCGGATGGCCCCGACCCTTTTTCTAATTCACAATAAAAGGTTACActtcacttgaaggtatctacataagagtgacatgacactgtcgtgAACGTGtcgtaaacattataaacaagtcataaacgtttatgacataacgcttttTTTAggaagtgtcattcggttttgtcatgacaagttattgttagggttagggttagggttaggggattagggttaggggggttagggttagggttcatgtgtcatgactatgtcatgacagtgtcatgtcactcttagagctgttacacaccaaccagacggccgaccgtcagcagaaaagccagtcggactgatcagtcgggtcccgaggtccaaagaaatgcctcaaaacacactgaggcgactccgacttgagcgtacgctctgcacgtaatacgtctccatagcagtaggcggcgcttctctgtattgtttcccagaaattgaaaaccggcagctgattggacgaacgtgtcacgtgggtctttttttctccggaaattcacagccagactgtcatggcagcttgttcagaatacgatctcatattgtactaaaatagttcaccgaaacttgtttctgaaaacattttaagagagaaataggccgtgcagttgctgaatctgtcttcatttcagatcgacaaaggtcagtttaaaagattttcgtcagattttgagaggctcatccgctcgccatttccgggcgagcccaaatgaaggccgacggctcctcggacggacgacggcacggaacacaccgagcagactcgagtcaccgacctcgccagactgtccgacggccgattatcggctctgtgtcagcgcctttatgtagataccttcaagtaaagtgttacccaatagAAAAACAGCTTCACACTgggattttttttgtactttgaaTGTAAATAATGTACCAgagtgcattaaaaaaaacatcaaaatagaGCTTGTTTATAAAGCCTGACAAAGGTCTGCTCTAAGCCCCGAAAGTCCTCAAATCCTAGAAACGCCCTTGCGTACACACGGCCTTTGCGGGCCGGGTGCTGCGGCTGGATTTGCCTCTCGCAAAGACGCATGAGGACAGCAAACGTTGAGAGGGTGGAAACGGGCAATTTAATGAAAACTGGAAGGATGAATTTGGCTTTTTTTGCCACCTCATACCAATCCTAAACCACTGTGTTTAATTTAACCAAATGACAATTGTTGTATGCAAGGTTGTTTTGATCTGATAAATACTGAAGGAGGTTTATTAACTGGCCCCTGGCCTTCTGTCAGTTTGCAAAAGTGTAAGCAAAGCAAGTTGAGCATCCCTGTTTTACAGCATTTTGTGGACTCTCAGATCCAATTTTGTTGCCGTATCGTATTCTTGGGAGCCGTTGCTCGTTTATAGTCTACATTTTTAACTAAATCCTTAACCCGTCGGACCCAAAAAGCCTCTTAAAAACACTTAAAAGATACACCAGCACTGAGAACTGGAGGTGTCTGTGTGATAAGTTGAAAGGCCACCAGGCCCCGTTTAAACCTGCTGAGGAACGTTTGCTGAAATTTGAACTCCGGAAACGGAGCGTTTCCCCCCGGAGAGACATCATTAGGGCCACTTTGAGGCTGACGGCGTTCTTCTGCCCTCTCATGTTCCTCGCGTGACCATCTCATGGCTCGTGTTGTTTGACGTGACTCCCCGATGTGTGACAGGCAGCACAACACACACTTCACAACTCaaccaggtttttttttttcctgcatagaggatttttttttaggagaGAGgaaggttttagccagccctaAAGGAAAATtaccagcaccaaaatgataaGCATTGAGAATGAAGCAATTCAAATCCACTCCAAACATGTTTCAGAGCAATATACCCAGACAACTCAAAGCacagaacataaacttgaatatgagaGCTAATCTCAGTTTGATCTCTAgattcaggctgtaccggactctcccggGTATGACTTGtttaaccagttttgttaatttggGTTTTATTTACTGAAGAATAATATACAGAAATAGATAACAGGcaaatgcatagatttctgtcaaataaggaaACACAGACTCTTTGCCTTTACAGTACGTGGACCAATCATACTCACTGCCGTGCGTAGTCGTCATCCCCCCCCCACGCAGTCGAGCTGACTCTCCCTCTGCATTTGGCAGGCCgacttaaaggcatactatgtaacttttccctcttcggtccccctacaggttgtctcattggaactacagctcgcgtggctgtagttccaatgagacaacctgtagggggactgaagagggaaaagttacatagtatacCTTTTAAAAGAAGAGATTGAGTAATGTCATACTCATTTGACCTGCATGCataatgtctctctctgtcactcggcaacagccaatcagggatgcacacgcacacacacacacacacacacacacacacacacacacacacacacacacacacacacacacacacacacacacacacacactcacagccaGTCATGACAGCTAGACACACTGTGGGATAGACGGACGGAGATAGttgtatgccaaaaaaaaattctatttaataacatttatgtgtgtgtcgattaattaatcaattagctgtttggtctgtaaaatgtcaagaAACGAAGTGAGCGAGGGAAATTGGAACTACTAATGGAATGCAGCCTTTGTATCTGTTTGCTTGCAGGTATAATGACTGGCTCCTTCTACTCTGTCTCCACACTTCTCAACCAGATGATCATGTCCTGctatgaggtaaaaaaaaaacacaaacacaaacaactgGGAGTTAATGATGAGGGAATGAAAACTCTGTAATCTCAGAATTGGCCTCACTCCTGTCTTCTTACCCCGGGTTTTAAAGGACGGCCCTCTTTACAACCATTACGTTATTTCTATCTATGACTGGGACATCATCTTTACGGCATTAAAAAGCTTTTTAGCTGCTTCACACATCAGGAGTGGCTCTAGGAATTATGATAGTCGCTGACTTGGTCCAATGGTTGGTTTGTCATccaacactttggtccagagTGAATATCTTGACAGCTATACGAGATGGACTGGAATGAAATTTGGTGCAGATCTTCATTTTCTGCAGACGGTGAATGTCCAGCTTCAGTTTTCCACTTGTACAATACCTCAGTTATTAACAGAATACCTCAAAAGGTAATAACAGAATGCACGTGAAATCATTTTGCAGCACCTCTACTCTGGTGTTCCCATTCCCATGtttaaaatgtacataaaaacagGTGGATGAAACCTTTACGGTGGATGGAAAGACCGaccgagagagaaagagaggcactgagagaaaaaacaacagagaCACTTCTGACGGCTTTGATTAGACATGAGCTTATTGTCTgagttcattagctgtgttcACGCATGCCTGCGGCCCACCGTAACACACtcagtgtgcacacacacacgcacacagacacacacacacacacacacacacacgcaaaagaAGCAAAAGGATGGAGAGAAAGACTGATTCACTCACTCTAAACCacttccttctccctctctctctcacacacacacacacacacgcaaaagaAGCAAAAGGATGGAGAGAAAGACTGATTCACTCACTCTAAACCACTTCcttctctctatatctctctcacacacacacacacacacacacacacacacacacacacacacacacacatgcaaaagaagCAAAAGGATGGAGAGAAAGACTGATTCACTCACTCTAAAACacttccttctccctctctctctcaaacacacacacacacacacacacacacacacacacacacagactgacttACTGAAATGCTTATGCTCattcagtttgtttttcttaGCAGTACACACTATAtccctgtcacacacacacacttagagatGTTCACCCCTCCATGAACTTATAAAACCTGTCAGATGACTTTACAGCTCTCTCCCACCAGACAAGCTGTAAATCCCTGACTCCCCCGAGCTAACAAccctcacacatacatacatacacacttacAAACATGTGACTGGCTTAAAGTCCACCTGGAAGTGCAACCTTAACGTTTCGGCTCAGATTTGATGAGTTTAAAGGAGCACAaaagcatttgtaaatgacAGCTGTTTGTTCCCACTTAGGCTATAttaactcctctcctctcctctcctctcctctcctctcctctcctctcctctcctctcctctcctatctctcctctcctatctctcctctcctctcctctcctctcctctcctctcctctcctttcctttcctctcttctcctctcctctcctctcctctcctctcctctcctctcctctcctctcctttcctttcctctcttctcttctcctctcttgtctctcctctcctctcctatctctcctctcctctcctttcctttcctctcttctcttctcctctcttgtctctcctctcctctcctctcctctcctctcctctcctctcctcagaaCCAGGAGTTGAATGCTGGGAGAATTGGTCTGACTCTGGTTGTTGCTGGAATGGTCGGCTCCATCCTCTGTGGTCTGTGGCTGGACCACACAAAGACATACAAGTAGGAAACGCATTCACACACTTTTCCCACCTGTTCATTTTAGGACAATTTCTCACAAACGCATACATAGATTGTATTGTAATGTAGCCGATTTTtgtgaatagtaaaaaaaaaacttagtgGCTCTAAAAACAAATCAGGCTTAGATATTGCATggtcaaaagtatgtggacacacCCCTGGTTGAAGGGCTACTGGCCGCTGATGTTGGGCGGTTAGGCCTGGCTCACAGTCAGCGTTTAAGTCCATCTCTTAAGTGTCGGATGTGGTTGAGGTCGGGGCTTTGTGCAGGGCAGTCAAGTTGgaatttagagctgcaaagattattgTTAGTGGTCAACTATTATTAATATAACTACTataattaatcggcaactattttggtaAGTGATTCcccggtttgagtcatttattatggaaaataaaagtcaaaattctctgattccagcttcttaaatgtgaatattttctagtttctttcttcctctgtgactcaagattcaagctctaccgattcaaaatcgattaatagaattccaaaaatccccccaaaaaatgttttttaattatgtctactgcaatcacgtgggaaaagtaactacatttacatactgtgaatcgttttttgaatcgagaatcgtttttgaatcgaaaaatcgattttgaatcgaattgtgagcctaaaaatcgatatcgaatcgaatcgtgacattttctgaattgtgcacCCCTACCAAACAAGTtatcgattaattgagaaagCAATCAACAGATTATTAGACAATCGTCTAATAATCGTTGCAGCCCTATTGGAGATCGTCTGCTCCATGTGAGCATCGATTACTGCCCGTCGCCCCCGGGAGTCGGCAACCCGGGCGTTGTTCTGGACTCCACCCTCTCATTTCAGTCGCACAGCAAATCTGCTTACTACCATCTCAAAACTATCTCCAGACGCCGCTCATCACCAACATAGTCTGTGGCGGAGACCCTCATCCATGCCTTCATAACCC
It contains:
- the flvcr1 gene encoding feline leukemia virus subgroup C receptor-related protein 1, which produces MVAGDLVQEHLRADTGAPDDIAVGRKTPELEGAAERCAEPTYEAAKTGGAGETDTDSRALEQEKEVPADEREAMLPNGGGGEAEEKQGTKLETKLYPRRFAVLLVFSLYSLVNAFQWIQYSIIANVFTRYYGVTNDKVDWLSIVYMVVYIPLIFPATWLLDRKGLRLTALLGAGLNCIGAWLKCASVSPELFGVTVTAQVVCSVAQVFILGLPSRVASVWFGPGEVSTACAAAVLGNQLGTAIGFLLPPVLVPNTPEDVALTGHNISIMFYGTAAVSTFLFIVAVIVIKDRPLLPPSHSQAVLPSSLSEDYSYKQSIFNLMKNKAFVLLLVSYGIMTGSFYSVSTLLNQMIMSCYENQELNAGRIGLTLVVAGMVGSILCGLWLDHTKTYKMTTLIVYGLSFLGMVVFTFTLNLNNIYLVFVTAGALGFFMTGYLPLGFEFGVEITYPESEGTSSGLLNAFAQLFGIIFTLIQGKLTTDYKPLIGNIFLCAWIFLGILLTALIKSELKRHNVNMGADSNQLQAVPTECPGDCPSEKKTNGVKMEQSISFSRETTL